A genomic window from Gossypium hirsutum isolate 1008001.06 chromosome D10, Gossypium_hirsutum_v2.1, whole genome shotgun sequence includes:
- the LOC107908255 gene encoding uncharacterized protein isoform X2 has product MATKLQRRTASLRKLHLLQTLNKPKSVKRSCSIINILLHFYKLKVKLEEIQREYQNLLKNIRIPKEVKVEKISGEQFVVRVACNKGGDKLVSILEVFDELGLNVVQARVSCRHFFSMEAIIGVGQDQKTSDMKDITDAVLKAIDEKQSGEQEMLVT; this is encoded by the exons ATGGCTACTAAGCTGCAAAGAAGAACAGCATCTCTTAGAAAGCTTCACCTTCTGCAAACTCTCAACAAACCCAAATCT gttaAAAGGAGTTGCAGTATCATAAATATTCTTCTCCATTTTTACAAGCTCAAAGTCAAGTTGGAAGAGATACAAAGAGAATACCAAAACCTATTGAAGAACATACGAATCCCAAAG GAGGTGAAGGTGGAGAAGATTAGTGGAGAACAATTTGTGGTTAGAGTGGCTTGCAACAAAGGAGGGGACAAGTTGGTGTCAATATTAGAGGTATTTGATGAACTGGGTCTTAATGTTGTTCAAGCTAGGGTGTCTTGCAGACATTTCTTTTCCATGGAAGCCATTATTGGTGTAGGTCAAGACCAGAAAACAAGTGATATGAAAGATATTACTGATGCTGTTCTTAAGGCCATTGATGAAAAGCAAAGTGGGGAGCAGGAGATGCTTGTAACATAG
- the LOC107908255 gene encoding uncharacterized protein isoform X1, which translates to MATKLQRRTASLRKLHLLQTLNKPKSVKRSCSIINILLHFYKLKVKLEEIQREYQNLLKNIRIPKLKQEVKVEKISGEQFVVRVACNKGGDKLVSILEVFDELGLNVVQARVSCRHFFSMEAIIGVGQDQKTSDMKDITDAVLKAIDEKQSGEQEMLVT; encoded by the exons ATGGCTACTAAGCTGCAAAGAAGAACAGCATCTCTTAGAAAGCTTCACCTTCTGCAAACTCTCAACAAACCCAAATCT gttaAAAGGAGTTGCAGTATCATAAATATTCTTCTCCATTTTTACAAGCTCAAAGTCAAGTTGGAAGAGATACAAAGAGAATACCAAAACCTATTGAAGAACATACGAATCCCAAAG CTTAAACAGGAGGTGAAGGTGGAGAAGATTAGTGGAGAACAATTTGTGGTTAGAGTGGCTTGCAACAAAGGAGGGGACAAGTTGGTGTCAATATTAGAGGTATTTGATGAACTGGGTCTTAATGTTGTTCAAGCTAGGGTGTCTTGCAGACATTTCTTTTCCATGGAAGCCATTATTGGTGTAGGTCAAGACCAGAAAACAAGTGATATGAAAGATATTACTGATGCTGTTCTTAAGGCCATTGATGAAAAGCAAAGTGGGGAGCAGGAGATGCTTGTAACATAG